A single region of the Agromyces sp. Leaf222 genome encodes:
- a CDS encoding DUF2993 domain-containing protein, with protein MSTPRDGSDETDAAGGREPDEAVPPGAASESAVRDDAVTPDEAVTPDEAVTPDEAVTPDDELAPTAVLEPLSADHQPTEVIPDGVAPASATVAGATAAGAAPATGAASVAGTAPVGTAPAGTKPVDPARRRTGRRWIIAGVIVLVVAAVLVVADLLTRSAIEQGIADEAQSSLPEGVEGDVDVQIGGFSVLAQLLTGSLAQITADAPELTIDGNPVDVHVIAHGVPVREGGTIDFVEGEVTADQASLNALVDVPGVDGEIVIGDGTVGYKGQFDVLGLSIAYSVTAEVEAAGTSVVLTPVGVELGTGDRKLALDNMPNLLRSPLDVCVAKYLPEGAEVDGIQLEPGVATVTFQASDLAFSEDALQVLGTCD; from the coding sequence ATGAGCACACCCCGCGACGGTTCGGACGAGACGGATGCCGCTGGCGGCCGTGAGCCAGACGAGGCGGTTCCGCCGGGCGCGGCGTCCGAGAGCGCTGTGCGCGACGATGCCGTGACGCCCGATGAGGCCGTGACGCCCGACGAGGCCGTGACGCCCGATGAGGCTGTGACGCCCGACGACGAACTGGCGCCCACCGCCGTGCTCGAGCCGCTGTCGGCCGACCACCAGCCGACCGAGGTGATCCCCGACGGCGTCGCCCCTGCGAGCGCGACCGTCGCCGGCGCCACTGCCGCAGGAGCCGCGCCCGCTACAGGCGCCGCGTCCGTCGCAGGAACCGCGCCGGTCGGAACCGCGCCGGCCGGGACGAAGCCGGTCGACCCGGCCCGCCGCCGCACCGGTCGCCGCTGGATCATCGCCGGCGTGATCGTGCTCGTGGTCGCCGCGGTGCTCGTGGTCGCCGACCTGCTGACGCGCTCGGCGATCGAGCAGGGCATCGCCGACGAGGCGCAGTCCTCCCTGCCAGAGGGGGTCGAGGGTGACGTCGACGTGCAGATCGGCGGATTCTCGGTGCTCGCCCAGTTGCTCACGGGCTCCCTCGCCCAGATCACGGCCGACGCACCCGAGCTGACGATCGACGGCAACCCGGTCGACGTGCACGTCATCGCGCACGGCGTGCCGGTGCGCGAGGGCGGCACGATCGACTTCGTCGAGGGCGAGGTGACCGCCGACCAGGCATCCCTCAACGCGCTCGTCGACGTGCCGGGCGTCGACGGCGAGATCGTGATCGGCGACGGCACCGTCGGCTACAAGGGCCAGTTCGACGTGCTCGGCCTCTCGATCGCCTACTCGGTCACGGCCGAGGTCGAGGCCGCCGGCACCTCCGTCGTGCTCACGCCGGTCGGCGTCGAGCTCGGCACCGGCGACCGCAAGCTCGCGCTCGACAACATGCCGAACCTGCTCCGCTCGCCGCTCGACGTGTGCGTCGCGAAGTACCTCCCCGAGGGTGCGGAGGTCGACGGCATCCAGCTCGAGCCCGGCGTCGCCACGGTCACGTTCCAGGCGAGCGATCTCGCGTTCAGCGAGGATGCCCTGCAGGTGCTCGGCACCTGCGACTGA
- the thrC gene encoding threonine synthase, producing the protein MNQPSPKATSRQWRGVIREYADRLDVTDATPVVTLGEGGTPLLPAPALSRRTGADVWVKYEGMNPTGSFKDRGMTMAVTKAVEHGAKVVICASTGNTSASAAAYATHAGIKAAVLVPEGKIAMGKLSQAIAHNGELLQVQGNFDDCLDIARDLAENYAVHLVNSVNNDRIEGQKTAAFEIVEAHGDAPDFHFIPVGNAGNYTAYTRGYREDLAAGNSTRMPRMFGFQASGSAPIVRGEPVKNPETIASAIRIGNPASWELALAARDETDGYFGAIDDDKILEAQRILSAEVGIFVEPASAISVAGLLERSEAGVIPAGARVVLTVTGHGLKDPQWALRTADGSDVQPTIVPVDTAQIAAVLGLTS; encoded by the coding sequence GTGAACCAGCCCAGCCCCAAGGCCACGTCCCGCCAGTGGCGAGGCGTCATCCGCGAGTACGCCGATCGTCTCGACGTCACGGATGCCACGCCGGTCGTCACCCTCGGCGAGGGCGGCACGCCGCTCCTGCCCGCACCGGCGCTGTCGCGCCGCACTGGCGCCGACGTGTGGGTCAAGTACGAGGGCATGAACCCGACCGGCTCCTTCAAGGACCGCGGCATGACCATGGCCGTCACGAAGGCCGTCGAGCACGGCGCGAAGGTCGTCATCTGCGCCTCGACGGGCAACACGTCGGCCTCGGCGGCCGCCTACGCGACGCACGCCGGCATCAAGGCCGCCGTGCTCGTGCCAGAGGGCAAGATCGCGATGGGCAAGCTCAGCCAGGCCATCGCGCACAACGGAGAGCTCCTGCAGGTGCAGGGCAACTTCGACGACTGCCTCGACATCGCCCGCGACCTCGCCGAGAACTATGCGGTGCACCTCGTGAACTCGGTCAACAACGACCGCATCGAGGGCCAGAAGACCGCCGCGTTCGAGATCGTCGAGGCGCATGGCGACGCCCCCGACTTCCACTTCATCCCGGTCGGCAACGCGGGCAACTACACCGCGTACACGCGCGGCTACCGCGAGGACCTCGCCGCGGGCAACTCCACGCGCATGCCGCGCATGTTCGGCTTCCAGGCCTCGGGCTCCGCCCCGATCGTCCGCGGCGAGCCGGTGAAGAACCCCGAGACCATCGCGAGCGCGATCCGCATCGGCAACCCGGCCTCGTGGGAGCTCGCCCTCGCGGCGCGCGACGAGACCGACGGCTACTTCGGCGCCATCGACGACGACAAGATCCTCGAGGCGCAGCGCATCCTCTCGGCGGAGGTCGGCATCTTCGTCGAGCCCGCGTCGGCGATCTCGGTCGCCGGCCTGCTCGAGCGCTCGGAGGCCGGCGTCATCCCCGCCGGAGCCCGCGTCGTGCTCACGGTGACCGGCCACGGGCTGAAGGACCCCCAGTGGGCCCTCCGCA
- the lysA gene encoding diaminopimelate decarboxylase, which produces MATTTAAPGWLHAPADANALAEQVWPIGAHRDDAGRLVIGGVDAETLVATYGTPLYVVDEGDARSRARRLRAAFESAAASVGTNVSVYYAGKAFLSSEIVRWVTGEGLSVDVCSGGELAVALAAGADPARIGFHGNNKSAAEIERAVGVGVGAIILDSEIEIERVADAAARAGRVQRVRLRVNSGVHASTHEFLATAHEDQKFGVSLDRAVELGTRIRSSASLDFLGLHCHIGSQIFDSAGFAESAERLLAAHAELARISPLPELNLGGGFGIAYTSADDPTPIEQIAQGIADAVARACRDHGVPVPKLAFEPGRSIIGPAGITLYTVGTVKPVPIEGGWRHYVSVDGGMSDNARTALYGADYTVRLAGRVSDEPPALVRVAGKHCESGDIVVDADYLPHDVAPGDLVAVAATGAYCWSLSNNYNHVPRPPVVAVRDGAARVIVRGETVDDLLARDAGLATPHPAPNSTGGTTA; this is translated from the coding sequence GTGGCAACGACCACCGCAGCTCCCGGATGGCTGCATGCGCCCGCCGATGCGAACGCGCTCGCCGAGCAGGTCTGGCCGATCGGTGCGCATCGCGACGACGCCGGCCGCCTCGTCATCGGCGGCGTCGACGCCGAGACGCTCGTCGCGACCTACGGCACGCCGCTCTACGTCGTCGACGAGGGCGACGCCAGGTCCCGTGCCAGGCGCCTGCGCGCCGCATTCGAGTCCGCCGCGGCATCCGTCGGCACGAACGTCTCCGTCTACTACGCGGGCAAGGCGTTCCTCTCGAGCGAGATCGTGCGCTGGGTCACCGGCGAGGGCCTGTCGGTCGACGTGTGCAGCGGCGGCGAGCTCGCGGTCGCGCTCGCCGCGGGCGCCGACCCCGCGCGCATCGGGTTCCACGGCAACAACAAGTCGGCCGCCGAGATCGAGCGGGCGGTCGGCGTCGGCGTCGGCGCGATCATCCTCGACTCCGAGATCGAGATCGAGCGCGTGGCCGATGCCGCGGCGCGTGCCGGTCGCGTGCAGCGCGTGCGCCTGCGCGTCAACAGCGGCGTGCACGCCTCGACCCACGAGTTCCTGGCCACGGCCCACGAAGACCAGAAGTTCGGCGTCTCGCTCGACCGGGCGGTCGAACTCGGCACCCGTATCCGCTCCTCTGCCTCCCTCGACTTCCTCGGCCTGCACTGCCACATCGGGTCGCAGATCTTCGACTCGGCGGGCTTCGCCGAGTCGGCCGAACGCCTCCTCGCTGCACACGCCGAGCTCGCCCGCATCTCGCCGCTGCCAGAGCTCAACCTCGGCGGCGGGTTCGGCATCGCCTACACGTCGGCCGACGACCCGACGCCGATCGAGCAGATCGCCCAGGGCATCGCCGATGCCGTGGCACGCGCCTGCCGCGACCACGGGGTGCCGGTGCCGAAGCTCGCCTTCGAGCCCGGCCGGTCGATCATCGGCCCCGCCGGCATCACGCTCTACACCGTCGGCACCGTCAAGCCCGTGCCCATCGAGGGCGGATGGCGCCACTACGTGTCGGTCGACGGCGGCATGAGCGACAACGCCCGCACCGCCCTCTACGGCGCCGACTACACCGTGCGGCTCGCGGGCCGCGTGTCCGACGAGCCGCCCGCCCTCGTGCGCGTCGCCGGCAAGCACTGCGAATCCGGCGACATCGTCGTCGACGCCGACTACCTGCCGCACGACGTCGCACCCGGCGACCTCGTCGCCGTCGCGGCCACCGGCGCATACTGCTGGTCGCTCTCGAACAACTACAACCACGTGCCGCGTCCGCCGGTCGTCGCCGTGCGCGACGGCGCGGCTCGCGTGATCGTGCGCGGCGAGACGGTCGACGACCTGCTCGCACGTGACGCGGGGCTCGCAACGCCGCATCCCGCACCGAACTCCACCGGAGGAACCACCGCATGA
- a CDS encoding homoserine dehydrogenase, whose product MIEYRSIRVGLLGAGSVGSQVARLLLEHGDELAQRIGARIELVGVAVRDLEAKRDVDLPRELLTTDADALILGSDIVIELMGGLEPARTLVLKAIASGADVVTGNKALLATHGPELYAAAEQVGAQLSYEAAVGGAIPILRPLRESLAGDRVERILGIVNGTTNFILDRMDTTGASLEDALATATELGYAEADPTADIGGYDAAQKAAILASIAFHTNVPVEAVHREGITEVSAAQVDSARRAGFVVKLLAICERLVDAETGEEGVSARVYPALVPREHPLASVRGANNAVFVEASAAGPLMFYGAGAGGVQTASAVLGDLVAIARRHVIGGPGMAESTHAALPMFDIGRITTRYAITLEVVDEPGVLERIAHVFSEHGVSVEQLQQTVSSGSERATLVIGTHEATESALAETVTSLAENPVVASVASVLRVEGTL is encoded by the coding sequence ATGATCGAGTACCGCTCCATCCGGGTCGGCCTGCTCGGAGCCGGCTCCGTCGGCTCCCAGGTCGCCCGGCTCCTGCTCGAGCACGGCGACGAGCTCGCCCAGCGCATCGGCGCGCGCATCGAGCTCGTCGGCGTCGCGGTGCGCGACCTCGAGGCCAAGCGCGACGTCGACCTGCCGCGCGAGCTGCTCACGACCGACGCCGACGCCCTGATCCTCGGCTCCGACATCGTCATCGAGCTCATGGGCGGCCTCGAGCCCGCTCGCACGCTCGTGCTGAAGGCCATCGCCTCCGGTGCCGACGTCGTCACCGGCAACAAGGCCCTGCTCGCGACGCACGGCCCCGAGCTCTACGCCGCAGCCGAGCAGGTCGGCGCCCAGCTCTCCTACGAGGCCGCGGTCGGCGGAGCCATCCCGATCCTGCGTCCGCTCCGCGAGAGCCTCGCCGGCGACCGGGTCGAGCGCATCCTCGGCATCGTGAACGGCACCACGAACTTCATCCTCGACCGCATGGACACCACGGGCGCCTCCCTCGAGGACGCCCTGGCCACCGCGACCGAGCTCGGGTACGCCGAAGCCGACCCGACGGCCGACATCGGCGGCTACGACGCCGCGCAGAAGGCCGCGATCCTCGCGAGCATCGCGTTCCACACCAACGTGCCCGTCGAGGCCGTGCACCGCGAGGGCATCACCGAGGTGAGCGCCGCGCAGGTCGACTCGGCCCGCCGCGCCGGCTTCGTCGTGAAGCTCCTCGCGATCTGCGAGCGCCTCGTCGACGCCGAGACCGGCGAAGAGGGCGTCTCCGCCCGCGTGTACCCGGCCCTCGTGCCGCGCGAGCACCCGCTCGCCTCGGTGCGCGGGGCGAACAACGCCGTCTTCGTCGAGGCATCCGCCGCCGGCCCGCTGATGTTCTACGGCGCCGGCGCCGGGGGAGTGCAGACCGCCTCGGCCGTGCTCGGCGACCTCGTGGCCATCGCCCGACGCCACGTCATCGGCGGCCCCGGCATGGCCGAGTCCACCCACGCCGCGCTGCCGATGTTCGACATCGGCCGCATCACCACGCGCTACGCGATCACGCTCGAGGTCGTCGACGAGCCCGGCGTGCTCGAGCGCATCGCGCACGTCTTCAGCGAGCACGGCGTCTCCGTCGAGCAGCTCCAGCAGACGGTGAGCAGTGGCTCCGAGCGGGCTACGCTGGTGATCGGGACGCACGAGGCGACGGAGTCCGCGCTCGCCGAGACCGTCACCTCCCTCGCCGAGAATCCCGTCGTCGCATCCGTCGCGTCCGTCCTCCGAGTCGAAGGAACACTGTGA